The Streptomyces sp. NBC_00691 genome has a segment encoding these proteins:
- a CDS encoding M56 family metallopeptidase, whose protein sequence is MGVFVFLPLVLPLTAWPVARLAEQRLHPRTATRLLAAVAGVSAVCSTLCLGLLMIVGTAQLPGNPLPDSWSDPDVRAALPYDEIAGRAAIPALLAVLLSCGAAAWRQLRVRRRVVAALGGLPPTPVAVLPDRTPYAYAVPGGRVRGGARGPGRRAQPHGHGRVVVSTGMLAGLAPAERRALFAHERAHLAARHHRHLLTVHLAARANPFLRPLRTAVSYTAERWADEEAAAEVGSRRSVARAIGKAALLAPRAPAATLPALTGGDAGPVPRRVAALMRPAPAARAWPPAGTAVGLAAWCAAFGVTVSALSSANSAVMLFLVLRGAASPM, encoded by the coding sequence ATGGGAGTCTTCGTCTTCCTTCCCCTGGTCCTTCCGCTCACCGCCTGGCCGGTCGCCCGCCTCGCCGAGCAGCGGCTCCACCCCCGTACCGCGACGCGGCTGCTGGCCGCCGTCGCCGGTGTCTCCGCCGTGTGCAGCACCCTCTGTCTGGGGCTGCTGATGATCGTGGGCACCGCGCAGCTCCCCGGCAATCCGCTCCCCGACAGCTGGTCGGATCCCGATGTGCGTGCGGCCCTCCCGTACGACGAGATCGCCGGCCGGGCGGCCATCCCGGCGCTGCTGGCCGTCCTGCTCTCGTGCGGGGCGGCGGCCTGGCGTCAGCTGCGGGTACGCCGCCGGGTCGTGGCGGCGCTCGGCGGGCTGCCGCCGACGCCCGTCGCGGTGCTGCCGGACCGCACGCCGTACGCGTACGCCGTGCCCGGCGGCCGGGTGCGGGGCGGGGCGCGGGGCCCCGGAAGGAGGGCGCAGCCGCACGGCCACGGGCGGGTCGTGGTCAGCACCGGGATGCTCGCGGGCCTCGCCCCCGCCGAAAGGCGTGCGCTCTTCGCCCACGAGCGGGCCCATCTGGCAGCGCGTCACCACCGGCACCTCCTGACGGTCCATCTCGCGGCGCGCGCCAACCCGTTCCTGCGGCCGCTGCGGACCGCCGTCTCCTACACCGCCGAACGCTGGGCCGACGAGGAGGCGGCCGCCGAGGTCGGCAGCCGCCGCTCCGTCGCCCGCGCGATCGGCAAGGCGGCCCTGCTCGCTCCACGCGCCCCGGCCGCCACCCTCCCCGCACTGACGGGCGGGGACGCCGGTCCGGTGCCCCGTCGGGTCGCGGCTCTCATGCGCCCGGCTCCGGCGGCCCGTGCCTGGCCGCCGGCCGGCACGGCCGTGGGCCTCGCCGCCTGGTGCGCCGCCTTCGGTGTGACCGTGTCGGCCCTGTCCTCGGCGAACTCGGCGGTCATGCTCTTCCTGGTGCTGCGCGGGGCCGCCTCACCGATGTAG